A single window of Malus sylvestris chromosome 5, drMalSylv7.2, whole genome shotgun sequence DNA harbors:
- the LOC126622665 gene encoding COBRA-like protein 1, producing the protein FVSFADCYDPLDPNGNFTVTFDTYDWADDGYLAKVTIQNFYQYRHVDKPGWQLGWVWQQNEVIWSITGAFANDQGNCSAYQTDIPHSCKKNPEIVDLTPDALLDNKSEDCCRGGVLDALAINPSKSLSSFGIKVGNLGGYPFNGSPPLNLTLKAPGLGYTCGPLLNVDPTVSTDFGGRRQRPVFRTWKATCTYSSFLASDSPVCCVSLSSFYNSEITSCPKCSCGCRPVTDKKMDTCIRQAYPLGTSVEYDGDGLDTVKCTDHMCPIRVHWHVKTNYLTHWRVKLTITNYNYMKNFSNWNVLVQHPGLSKEARTYSFNSTILPTRTLADAAALYWGIPYVNEELIATTEDGVGSVSTEMLLEKDSNSFTLKNGWGFPRRLYFNGEICEMPLPDTYPMLPNGSSKPKPSHFLFLL; encoded by the exons TTTGTTTCGTTTGCAGATTGCTATGACCCCTTGGATCCAAATGGAAACTTTACGGTTACCTTCGACACATATGATTGGGCAGATGATGGCTATTTG GCAAAAGTAACCATCCAAAATTTCTACCAGTATCGTCATGTGGACAAACCTGGTTGGCAGCTTGGATGGGTTTGGCAACAGAATGAGGTGATTTGGTCAATAACTGGTGCGTTTGCTAACGATCAAGGAAATTGCTCTGCGTACCAGACTGATATACCACACTCCTGCAAGAAAAATCCCGAAATAGTTGACCTCACGCCAGATGCCTTGTTGGACAACAAATCGGAGGACTGCTGCCGGGGTGGTGTACTTGATGCTTTGGCTATCAACCCTTCCAAGTCATTATCTTCGTTTGGAATTAAAGTCGGAAATTTGGGAGGATACCCTTTTAATGGAAGTCCACCTCTCAATCTTACTTTGAAGGCACCAGGTCTTGGTTACACCTGTGGGCCTCTTTTGAATGTTGACCCAACAGTTTCTACGGATTTTGGGGGTAGACGCCAACGTCCAGTTTTCA GAACTTGGAAAGCAACATGCACTTATTCCAGTTTTTTAGCTAGTGATTCTCCAGTCTGTTGTGTTTCACTCTCTTCATTTTATAATTCTGAGATCACATCATGCCCCAAATGTAGCTGTGGATGCAGACCAGTAACAGACAAAAAGATGGATACATGCATTAG GCAAGCCTACCCTTTAGGAACGTCAGTAGAATATGATGGCGATGGTCTTGACACAGTGAAATGCACTGATCATATGTGCCCGATTCGTGTTCACTGGCATGTTAAGACTAACTACTTGACTCACTGGAGAGTTAAACTTACAATTACTAATTACAACTATATGAAAAACTTCTCAAATTGGAATGTACTGGTCCAGCACCCTGGTCTCAGTAAGGAAGCAAGAACATACAGTTTCAACAGTACAATTCTTCCTACTAG GACTCTTGCAGATGCAGCTGCCCTGTACTGGGGCATACCCTACGTCAATGAAGAGCTGATTGCAACAACTGAGGATGGAGTGGGTTCAGTCTCAACAGAGATGCTTCTGGAAAAGGACTCAAACTCCTTCACATTAAAAAATGGATGGGGTTTCCCAAGAAGACTATATTTCAACGGAGAAATCTGTGAGATGCCCTTACCAGACACTTACCCAATGTTGCCAAATGGCAGCTCCAAACCCAAACCATCacatttcctcttccttctt